A part of Gossypium hirsutum isolate 1008001.06 chromosome A07, Gossypium_hirsutum_v2.1, whole genome shotgun sequence genomic DNA contains:
- the LOC107955833 gene encoding uncharacterized protein, translating to MAEYEVEFLRLSRYVRGMVADEYERCIQFEDGLMDNLRLLIAPQREFDRPVRAGPPVTATRLQPCVDYGRHHQGQYIGFTHSYIAYSVSEKLGLSIESTTSEVAVLSSLGQSVKVSKLYRDVPFKVQGTRVILRTEEDNEVVMVGEHRNYLSNVISVLVADKLVSEWCEVFLAYVSCYDSGDFTVKKIRMTALMDLMNRVFQPYLDHFVVVFINDILVYLRTEDVHDEHLMIVLQILREKQLYAKFGKYEFWLCEATFLGYVVSSEGIRVNPRKIEAANMVADTLSRRAMTDLRVMFAQLSLFDDESLLAELQVNPT from the exons atggctgagtatgaggttGAATTCCTGAGGCTGAGTCGCTATGTTCGAGGCATGGTGGCAGATGAGTATGAGAGGTGTATCCAATTTGAGGATGGGCTGATGGATAATCTGAGGCTTCtaatagctccacaaaggga ATTTGATAGGCCAGTTAGAGCTGGGCCCCCTGTTACTGCTACTAGACTGCAGCCATGTGTTGATTATGGTAGGCACCATCAAGGCCAGT ATATAGGATTTACCCATTCCTATATAGCCTACTCTGTTTCTGAAAAGCTGGGGTTATCAATTGAGAGCACTACAAGTGAGGTTGCCGTACTAAGCTCATTGGGGCAATCGGTCAAAGTTagcaaactgtatagggatgttcCTTTTAAGGTTCAAGGGACG AGGGTCATCTTGAGAACTGAGGAGGATAATGAGGTGGTCATGGTTGGGGAGCACCGAAATTatttatctaatgtgatctctgtgCTGGTGGCGGACAAGTTAGTTAGTGAGTGGTGTGAAGTATTTTTGGCCTACGTGAGTTGTTATGATTCTGGAGACTTTACTGTTAAGAAAATCAGAATG ACAGCTTtaatggatctgatgaaccgagtgtttcaaCCCTACCTGGATCACTTTGTGGTGGTGTTCAttaatgacatattggtttactTGAGAACTGAGGATGTGCATGATGAGCACCTTATGATTGTTCTTCAGATTTTAAGGGAAAaacagctctatgctaagttcgGCAAGTATGAGTTCTGGTTATGTGAAGCAACATTTCTGGGTTATGTGGTGTCTTCTGAGGGGATTCGAGTcaatcctcgaaagattgaggct GCTAATATGGTAGCCGATACATTGAgtcgtagggctatgactgatctgagagtgATGTTCGCTCAACTTAGCCTGTTCGACGATGAGAGTTTGTTGGCTGAGCTACAAGTTAATCCGACTTAG